GGGTTCCAAGGGGCGCAGCCCCTGGCGGGGGTGTCGGGGGCCTGGCCCCCGACCGGCGCGCGCCGCGAGCGCACGGCGGTGGAGCGGGGAAGACACCTAGGACGCGGACGCACGCGGACGCACGCAGACGGAGGATCGCCGGATTGGTGCGACCGCGCCAGCGGCCAGCGAGCAGGCAGGTACGTGGGACGCGGATGGGAGCGCACCAGCATACCGAAGCGATCAGAACTCCCACCAGCGCTCGTTGTGCGCGGCGGCATGGGCCGGCGCTGTGGCGGGTAGCCGGCGGTGCGCGGCCAGCATGAAGCGTAGCGCATCCGGCAGGCGGCGCGCCCAGGCAGCTTCGCTATGGGTGGCCTGCTCTTCTTCAACATACAGCAGGTGCTTGCCCGCGTGAAAGCCTTTGGACTCCAGCAGCGCGCGCATGCGCCGCACGCCGATCAGGTAACGGCTGGTGTAGCGGTTCGGTGGCCGGCTGGCGCGCTGTGTGTCGGCGCCCTCGTGCGTGCCGACATCGAGGTAGATCAGGCCGGGCTTGAACGGCGCTTGCCGCACGAACGGCACGATCGCCTCTTGCGCAAACCACAGCGATGGGCTCATCACCCCGGCCATGCCGAATAGATCGGGCCGGCTGAAGAACGTATACAGACTGATCAGCCCGCCCATCGACGAGCCGATCACGCCGGTATGCTGGCGCTCGGGCATGGTGCGAAATGTGGCGTCGATCAGCGGCTTGACTGTGTTGGCCATGAAGGCGACATACCAGTCGCCGCGGCCACCCTTGTGCAGCCGCGCGTCTTTGAATGGGCTGTACTCGTCGATCCGGCGTACACCCATGTTCGGGATGCCAACCACAATCGCTTCGATGCCGTCGCCGGCCAGCGCGTGCATGGTCTCATCGACCTGCCACTCACCGGCGTAGCTGAGCGATTGATCGAACAGGTTCTGGCCGTCCTGCATGTAGACGACCGGGTAGCGCCGCGCCGGCTCGGCTTCGTACGAGGCCGGCAATAGCACATACAGCTTGCGGCGGTTATGCAGCTGCGGGCTGTACACGCCCTCGGTGACACGCAGATCGCCAACGACGGTGTGCTGCACGCGCTGATCGGTATAGGAGTACCACGTTTGCATGGTGCTACTATACCATAGCCCGTCGGTCAGGTTAGCGAAAATTGCTGCAGAAAACCTTCGAATGTGGCGGCGTCGAGGCCCGGCGCAGCGCTGATCGTGACACTCGTGGCCGCGCTGCCGTCGGCCGGCGCGCGCAGCAGGGTCACCGTGTTGCCGCAGCGGGTGGCGGCCGCCGCGCCCACCAGCACGGTCGTGCAGCGCCGATTAACCGGAAAGTCGTGCGGCTGGCCTGGCTCGGCCACGCTTGGCTGCACGCGCACGCTGATCGTCGCGCCGCCTGGGGCCGCGAAGGTTGTGAGTACTTCGCCGCCGGCGCCCGCCTGCTCGGCGATGCTCCAGCCGTCCGGGTAGCTGGCCGTGTAGCCGCCGGCCTGGCTCTGGTAGCGCAGCCACTGGCCGGCCGGCGTGGCAACCGGCTGGGGTGGCCGGGGCCGCGGCGGCACGGGTGTCGGCAGATCCGCGCGCGTGGCGGCTGCCGTGGCTTGCGCAGGTACGGTTGTAGCCGGCGCGCTGGTGGATCGGCCAGTTGCAGCCGGCGCGCCGGCCTGGGTTGGGCCGGCGGCTGCGGCCGGTATGGTTGGCGCCAGTGTTGCCGGCGCGCGCGCCGGCGCATTGGTGGCGGGCAGCTGCGCGGCCGGCGTGTTGCTCGGCGT
The sequence above is drawn from the Candidatus Kouleothrix ribensis genome and encodes:
- a CDS encoding alpha/beta hydrolase: MQTWYSYTDQRVQHTVVGDLRVTEGVYSPQLHNRRKLYVLLPASYEAEPARRYPVVYMQDGQNLFDQSLSYAGEWQVDETMHALAGDGIEAIVVGIPNMGVRRIDEYSPFKDARLHKGGRGDWYVAFMANTVKPLIDATFRTMPERQHTGVIGSSMGGLISLYTFFSRPDLFGMAGVMSPSLWFAQEAIVPFVRQAPFKPGLIYLDVGTHEGADTQRASRPPNRYTSRYLIGVRRMRALLESKGFHAGKHLLYVEEEQATHSEAAWARRLPDALRFMLAAHRRLPATAPAHAAAHNERWWEF